The Apium graveolens cultivar Ventura chromosome 11, ASM990537v1, whole genome shotgun sequence genome has a window encoding:
- the LOC141695474 gene encoding uncharacterized protein LOC141695474, translating to MYPVHVKQVKIQGATAYAVSGTPADCASLGISGTLFPVVPDLVISGINMCCNSGYRIMYSGTVAGAREAFFYGIPSISISYDWMGGKSTANDFKLSAEACLPIISAILVEVRSKTYPLNHHHLL from the exons ATGTATCCTGTCCATGTTAAGCAAGTAAAAATTCAGGGAGCAACAGCCTATGCAGTTTCTG GAACTCCAGCAGATTGTGCATCTCTGGGAATCTCCGGAACTCTTTTTCCTGTAGTGCCTGATCTG GTTATTAGTGGCATAAACATGTGTTGCAACTCTGGTTACCGCAT CATGTACTCAGGAACAGTAGCAGGTGCTCGAGAAGCCTTTTTCTACGGGATACCTTCTATCTCAATATCTTATGACTG GATGGGGGGTAAGAGCACTGCTAATGACTTTAAACTTTCTGCCGAGGCTTGCTTACCCATAATAAGTGCAATTTTGGTTGAAGTCAGAAGTAAAACATATCCTCTAAA CCATCATCATCTGCTTTAA